One region of Labrus mixtus chromosome 1, fLabMix1.1, whole genome shotgun sequence genomic DNA includes:
- the LOC132985093 gene encoding protein C19orf12 homolog, with protein MAPRVDDVMRLCCEISAHDQIKVAVRNSTKGAVVAGGAAFVCGMLAGPPGIAVGGAVGGLLGSWLTSGQFRPLPQILMELPSNQQQKLYNDVLAVIGTLDWTDAAQLIALVMGNATLQQQVTAALLNYISKELRAEVRYQD; from the exons ATGGCTCCTCGGGTGGACGATGTCATGCGTCTGTGCTGTGAAATATCAGCTCATGATCAGATCAAGGTGGCGGTGAGAAACTCCACCAAAGGGGCCGTggttgcaggaggagctgcgtTCGTATGCGGGATGCTGGCTGGACCTCCGGGGATCGCTGTcg GTGGAGCAGTCGGCGGTCTGTTGGGCAGCTGGCTCACCAGCGGGCAGTTCAGACCTCTGCCTCAGATCCTGATGGAGCTGCCTTCCAACCAGCAGCAGAAGCTCTACAACGACGTCTTGGCCGTCATAGGAACCCTGGACTGGACCGATGCAGCGCAGCTCATCGCCCTGGTGATGGGCAATGCAACGCTCCAGCAGCAGGTCACCGCTGCGTTACTAAACTACATCAGCAAGGAGCTCAGGGCGGAGGTGCGCTATCAGGACTGA